Below is a genomic region from Sorghum bicolor cultivar BTx623 chromosome 9, Sorghum_bicolor_NCBIv3, whole genome shotgun sequence.
GTATGGACGTCCTGTTAGCTTCAAGACACGAACATCATCACCTTCTCCAAGGTGGACTTCCTGCAAAGTAGAGAGAAGGCTAGCGAGCTGTTGCCTCGCAGCGTTAGAAAGCCGTGGGCGCAAACGCAAATCAAAACCACTTCTAAAGACACGCTGCACCGAAATGTTAGGCATGACAGTGTGGGAAAACAAGGCATGATGGGTGGAGAAGAGGGGGCCATCGGGAAGCCAGTGATCGAACCAAAAGGAAGTGGCTGCACCGCTGTTGATGCGAACAACAGTGATGGAACGGTAAGTGTTTAGCTCATCGTTGACAATCCTCCACAGATAGCTGGTGGCACCGTTGGTAGGGGTATCGAAGGAAGCAGCATTGTTAAGAATCCAATCCTTCCAGCTAGTGTGCTCACCAGAGAAAAGCTTGTCGATAAACTTCATGAGCAGACATCTATTCTGGAGCTCAAGATCCTTAACCCCGAGCCCACCTTTGTTCTTGGGGGCTTGGACAGCATCCCAGGCGACGAGACACTTGGAGCCATGGCAGTTGTCCTCCCCCGTCAAGAAGAAAGCACGACGTCTCTTGTCTATAGCTTTGATGACCGTTTTTGGGATATTCAGAGCCGACATATAGTGAAGAGGAACGGCACTAAGGACAGAGGTGCAGAGGGTAAGCCTCCCTGCTCTATTAAGCAAAGAGGCGCGCCAGCCAGACAAGTACTTATCACAGGATGAGATAAGGGGGAGGCAATCAGAAACCGAGATTTTGTGGGGGGAGAGCGGCAGGCCAAGATAAGTTTGAGGAAAGGTGGAGAGGGAGGTGCCGAAAGCGGTGGCAAGGGCAGAAGCTTCATCAGCAGCAACCGCAATAGGCAGGAAGGTGGTTTTGTGGTAGTTGATGGCAAGGCCTGTTGCGAGCTCGAACATCTGGAGAATTTGTTTGGTTGCTGAAACAGCAGCAGGCGTGCAGCTCATGAAGATAAGAGTGTCGTCAGCGTACTGGAGGACAGCACAAGGATCGTTCGGGACAAGAGGGTGGCGGATAGGAGCAGCTAGGGGGTGATTGTGAAGAAGGCGGCCGAGGACGTCAGCAACTAAAATGAACAGATAGGGAGAAAGAGGGTCGCCTTGGCGGAGACCCCTACGACAGTTGATCCACTTGCCACTCACACCATTTAGGAGGACGGAGGTTTTTCCTGAGGTTAACATGTCATTGATCCAGCGACACCATTTTTCCGAGAACCCACGGTGTCTCATGATTTTGGTTAGGCTGTCCCAGGCTACACAATCAAAAGCCTTGTGGAAGTCCAGTTTAAGCACAAGGGTGGGGCGATCTCTCTTGTAGCAGCAGTTCAGTAGGTTCATCAAACATGGACATTAAGTTTCACAGCATTTGGACTGAGATAAGCTTAGATGAAGAGGGTTAAAATCCATAGTGATTCCCATGGTTGATAACCTTGTGGATCCATAAGTTGTTTCTCTGATGGACCATCTCATCATCTGCTGTCTTTTCCAGCGTCTGTCATTTGACATGATGATAGCCTCTTGGTCTTGGAAACATCTTACATTTGACATGTGGATCTGAATATGTCACTTCTGTTTGTTGCCAGAGATATTTTAGAATAAAATTGTTGCTAATGTAATATGGTAAATTTGAGATGAGAATGTATGCATTTCCAGAAGATGAAATCAAAAGTGCAGTATGGATGCTCGATCAGTGTTCATTGGAAATTTAAGTTTTATCTCTCCACTTAATATATATTAAGAGGATTGTGCACAGTTCAATACTATTTTATACCATATGGCTATGTATATAGCTGATGATTAATCTGTTTTGAGTGAGAGCGAGAGCCctgatgtttttttttatagAAAGACTGGCAAGAGATTTGGCGAAGTATTATTAGACGAGGGCAAGAGCCCTGATTTTGCGACATGATTTTTgcaccatatatacatatacactGCTGCAATCACACACGCAGTGAACCAACCAAGCAGTTGGTAAGTCAACAACTTGTGCAAATCTCCATTCTAACCTCCAATGTTTTATGTACACTTGCTCCGTTACATCCATCCAATCAGTGTTTGCAATTACAAGTCAAGTTGCCCAATCAATACTAAGAATGATGAATCGAGCTATCTAATCAATCTCATTATCCCAATGCATCAGAAAATCAAACTCTAATAAAAGGCGACCCCCATTCATCAGCATCTGCAGTCAGCAAAGCACTCAGACATCCATCAGTTCAGCTTGTAAGCCCAGCTGTGCTCCTTCAGGTAGGCTTGCACTGCTTCCTTGATGGCTAGATTCGGAACCAGCTGATGCTCTTTCAAAGGATTTCGCGTCACCGGGTCAAAATTGCCAACCTGAAACAGCAAGGCAATGGTTAGGTTAGGCTAATGGTAACCACATCTGTCAGTGTGTCCATACAAAAAGTAAACAAGTTCACAAGTTAGCGAAAGGGCACACCTTGTGGAGATGTTCAACAAGTGTAGCCCTCTCATATGTTACACCACTGGGTGTGATCACTGGATCTCGGAAAATCTCGAAAGTTATCTGACAGCAAAGGTAATCGGGCACCTAGGGATTCAGCATGGCAGCAGCAGTTTCAGATAACAGTTATAGAAACCAAAGGGTTAACAAAAACAAAAGTTAATTCTGAGCATTGCTCATACATCCGCTGGTGTATCGGCAATTGTTGCTTGGCTGAAGACCTCCGATAGCAGTTTGATATGCTCTGAACACTCATTGCTTGACCCATTGGAGTCTTCCTCAAATGTACCAGTAAGAAAGTGATGCTCCTGCAGAGCACTTTCACAGGCTTCCCTGCATGTCCACAGGATACGCTTCTGTTAAGAGACTTTAACAACCAGAAACTTCAACTGATCAGCCATATCAAGACAAGAAGTTCTTGATCTAAAGCAAAATGATAGTGCTATGTTGTTTTAGGTTTAATATCTAACATACTTCAGACTTTGCATCCTCCATAGTCGTTCAGTGGAATGCTTCTCCCAATCTAAGTATTTTGCCTTCGCAAGGACCTGCCAAATTTCCTCGGCCATTACATCCGTTGAATTCGCGGACTTCAAGAGAATCAGAGCCTGTTTCCCATGATAAGACGAGCAAGAGCTTAGAAATAATGTGACAGGACAAGACATCAGTAGCCGGAGTCAAAACAAGGTACTAAACAAGGATGCCAATACATTATTGTAGTGTGTAGTGACCCAGCTAGCCACCCTTAGCAAAGTAAACAGGCATCCCAATAGCCTTTGCATGTCGCCAGTTACTAGTAGTATATAGGTTGTTATTACAATTCTTGACTCAGTGGCACTTCACAGTTCACAGGGAGAGGCGCCCAGGAATATACTAATTTTTACACATCTATTACATTACTGTGCTTCTACTTCTCAAAAGTAAAGTAccgacaaggaacaatataTCCACCACAGAACAGAGGAAACATATATCAAGATAATGTTATGCGATTATTAATTATGGTTGAGTACT
It encodes:
- the LOC8065286 gene encoding E3 ubiquitin-protein ligase CHIP, translated to MAAGRDGVAHQAELRRIEGNVCFKKARLGAAIDCYTEAIALCPDVAVYWMNRALCHFKRKEWAKVEEDSRKALALDHTLVKGHYLLGCALLEKEESALAIKEFEKALILLKSANSTDVMAEEIWQVLAKAKYLDWEKHSTERLWRMQSLKEACESALQEHHFLTGTFEEDSNGSSNECSEHIKLLSEVFSQATIADTPADVPDYLCCQITFEIFRDPVITPSGVTYERATLVEHLHKVGNFDPVTRNPLKEHQLVPNLAIKEAVQAYLKEHSWAYKLN